In a single window of the bacterium HR11 genome:
- the coaX gene encoding Type III pantothenate kinase encodes MERDELMVIDIGNTQTSVGFWQAGAIVDAYRFQSDRDRTADEWGLWFRWVLHWNRGGPDRLRGVALASVVPPMTDRVVQACQKYLGHTPFVVEPGIRTGMPILYEDPKAVGADRIANAVAAFRELGGPCVVIDLGTATTFDIVSERGEYLGGVIAPGIEISADALFQRAARLPRVEVRRPPGVIGRNTPHAMQAGLFYGYAGLIERIAREIQAVLGEKTQFIATGGLAPLLADTSPYMQRIDLLLTLRGIAYLYEMNQTE; translated from the coding sequence ATGGAGCGGGACGAACTCATGGTCATCGACATCGGCAATACCCAGACGAGCGTCGGGTTCTGGCAGGCGGGCGCCATCGTCGACGCCTACCGCTTCCAGTCGGACCGGGACCGCACGGCCGACGAGTGGGGCCTGTGGTTCCGGTGGGTCCTCCACTGGAACCGGGGCGGCCCCGACCGTCTCCGGGGGGTCGCCCTCGCCAGCGTCGTCCCTCCGATGACGGACCGGGTCGTCCAGGCCTGCCAAAAGTACCTGGGCCATACGCCGTTTGTCGTCGAGCCGGGCATCCGGACCGGGATGCCCATCCTCTACGAGGACCCGAAGGCCGTCGGGGCCGACCGCATCGCCAACGCCGTGGCGGCCTTCCGGGAGCTCGGCGGCCCCTGCGTCGTCATCGACCTCGGGACGGCGACGACCTTCGACATCGTCAGCGAGCGGGGCGAGTACCTCGGCGGCGTCATCGCCCCGGGCATCGAGATCTCGGCCGACGCCCTCTTCCAGCGGGCCGCCCGCCTGCCCCGGGTCGAGGTCCGGCGCCCGCCGGGCGTCATCGGCCGGAACACGCCCCATGCCATGCAGGCCGGCCTCTTTTACGGCTACGCCGGCCTGATCGAGCGGATCGCTCGGGAGATCCAGGCCGTCCTGGGCGAGAAAACTCAGTTCATCGCCACCGGCGGCCTGGCCCCCCTGCTGGCCGACACGAGCCCTTACATGCAGAGAATCGACCTCCTCCTGACCCTCCGGGGCATTGCCTACCTGTATGAAATGAATCAGACCGAATAG
- the sigR_2 gene encoding ECF RNA polymerase sigma factor SigR: protein MPIPRHPPDVGVPPSPEEALEDLQAHEPAAVQRFIELYLPRVYHLAYRMCRQPDLARDAAQEALTIALQKIHQFRGESRLITWLYQILFHECLRSRRESTRWATMVSLDERPDLAALSKFPLSPGPEEQALQDEERRLFWTAVERLPESLRSVYLLREIEGLSTQEVARVLGLSESNVKVRLHRARRRLKNLLARAVRP, encoded by the coding sequence ATGCCGATACCCCGCCACCCGCCCGACGTCGGGGTGCCGCCATCCCCCGAAGAGGCCCTGGAAGACCTGCAGGCCCACGAACCGGCGGCCGTCCAGCGATTCATCGAACTCTACCTTCCCCGCGTCTACCACCTGGCCTATCGGATGTGCCGCCAGCCGGACCTCGCCCGGGACGCCGCCCAGGAGGCCCTGACCATCGCCCTCCAGAAGATCCACCAGTTCCGAGGCGAAAGCCGTCTGATCACCTGGCTGTACCAGATCCTCTTCCACGAGTGCCTGCGGTCCCGTCGGGAATCGACCCGGTGGGCCACGATGGTGTCCCTGGACGAGCGACCCGACCTGGCCGCCCTCTCGAAGTTTCCCCTCTCGCCGGGGCCCGAGGAGCAGGCCCTCCAGGACGAGGAGCGACGCCTCTTCTGGACGGCCGTCGAACGGCTTCCCGAATCCCTGCGGTCCGTATACCTCTTGCGGGAAATCGAGGGTCTCTCGACTCAGGAGGTCGCCCGGGTCCTGGGCCTCTCGGAGTCCAACGTGAAGGTCCGCCTCCACCGGGCCCGCCGGCGGCTGAAGAATCTCTTAGCAAGGGCAGTAAGGCCATGA
- a CDS encoding putative acyl-CoA thioester hydrolase, which translates to MEGKPVAESFTEMVEIAFPNDANPLGTVFGGRVLQLIDVAGSVAAMRHARRPVVTARIDSVDFRAPIRVGEFIVLQAWVNFTGRTSMEVQVEVYAEAPTTGARRHCCTALLTYVALDEAGRPTPVPPVLPQTEAERQRYEAARARRAARL; encoded by the coding sequence ATGGAAGGCAAGCCCGTCGCCGAATCGTTCACGGAAATGGTCGAGATCGCCTTCCCCAACGACGCCAATCCCCTCGGGACCGTCTTCGGGGGTCGGGTCCTCCAGCTCATCGACGTCGCCGGGTCGGTCGCCGCCATGCGGCACGCCCGACGGCCGGTCGTGACGGCCCGGATCGACAGCGTCGACTTTCGGGCGCCCATCCGGGTCGGGGAATTCATCGTCCTCCAGGCGTGGGTCAACTTCACGGGCCGGACTTCGATGGAAGTCCAGGTCGAGGTCTACGCCGAGGCCCCGACGACGGGGGCGCGCCGGCACTGCTGTACGGCCCTCCTGACCTACGTGGCCCTCGACGAGGCGGGTCGTCCGACGCCGGTCCCGCCGGTCCTCCCTCAGACGGAGGCCGAGCGCCAGCGCTACGAGGCCGCCCGGGCCCGGCGGGCCGCCCGACTGTGA
- the purH gene encoding Bifunctional purine biosynthesis protein PurH: MESRRALISVYDKTGLTDLARALADHRFEILATGGTARLLQDQDVDVRPVEDVTGFPEVLGGRVKTLHPAVFAGILARRDRPEDEAQLRQYGLAPIDLVVVNLYPFEERARQGLSLEGLMEWVDIGGVALIRAAAKNWPWVTVLVDPTDYPVLIDLLRQGPWPPPASFRKAMAAKAFAYTAVYDAVVTARFYQDLDPEGPPLWPLALVRERALRYGENPHQRGYWYALRPEAPVALHRAHQLQGKELSYNNILDLDAAVRVVADFEGEAEGVVAVVIKHNTPSGVAVAATARDAYVRARDADAVAAFGGIAGVGAVVDEAAAEAIVETFMECVIAPGYTDEALRVLARKKNLRVLELAGPWRPDRSVEVRSVLGGVLVQDGDWPVEEPQAWRVVTKRAPSEAEWRDLAFAWRVAKHVKSNAIVLARDLRTVGIGGGQVSRVDAVRVAVQKAPAADLRGAVAASDAFFPFRDGVDELARAGVTAVIQPGGSIRDDEVIQAADEHGMAMVVTGRRHFRH, translated from the coding sequence ACGTCCGGCCCGTCGAGGACGTGACCGGCTTCCCGGAGGTCCTGGGCGGCCGGGTCAAGACGCTTCATCCGGCCGTCTTTGCAGGCATCCTCGCCCGCCGGGACCGCCCTGAGGACGAGGCCCAGCTCCGGCAGTACGGCCTGGCCCCCATCGACCTCGTCGTCGTCAACCTCTACCCCTTTGAAGAACGGGCCCGGCAGGGGCTTTCCCTCGAAGGGCTCATGGAGTGGGTCGACATCGGCGGCGTGGCCCTCATCCGGGCGGCCGCCAAGAACTGGCCGTGGGTGACGGTCCTCGTCGACCCGACCGACTATCCGGTCCTGATCGACCTTCTCCGGCAGGGCCCATGGCCCCCGCCGGCGTCCTTCCGGAAGGCGATGGCCGCCAAGGCCTTTGCCTACACGGCCGTTTACGACGCCGTCGTCACGGCCCGCTTCTATCAGGACCTCGACCCGGAGGGGCCGCCCCTGTGGCCCCTGGCCCTCGTCCGGGAGCGGGCCTTGCGCTACGGCGAAAATCCCCATCAGCGGGGCTACTGGTACGCCCTCCGGCCCGAAGCTCCCGTCGCCCTCCATCGGGCCCACCAGCTCCAGGGGAAAGAACTTTCGTACAACAACATCCTCGACCTGGACGCCGCCGTCCGGGTCGTCGCCGACTTCGAGGGAGAAGCCGAGGGCGTCGTCGCCGTCGTCATCAAGCACAACACGCCGTCCGGCGTGGCCGTCGCCGCCACGGCCCGGGACGCCTACGTCCGGGCCCGAGACGCCGACGCCGTGGCCGCCTTCGGAGGCATCGCCGGCGTCGGGGCCGTCGTCGACGAGGCGGCCGCCGAGGCCATCGTCGAGACCTTCATGGAGTGCGTCATCGCCCCCGGCTACACGGACGAGGCCCTCCGGGTCCTCGCCCGGAAGAAGAACCTGCGGGTCCTGGAGCTGGCCGGGCCCTGGCGGCCGGACCGATCCGTCGAGGTCCGGTCGGTCTTGGGCGGCGTCCTCGTCCAGGACGGCGACTGGCCCGTCGAGGAACCCCAGGCGTGGCGGGTCGTCACGAAGCGAGCCCCGTCGGAGGCCGAATGGCGGGACCTGGCCTTCGCCTGGCGGGTCGCCAAGCACGTCAAGAGCAATGCCATCGTCTTGGCCCGAGACCTTCGGACGGTCGGCATCGGCGGAGGTCAGGTCAGCCGCGTCGATGCCGTCCGGGTCGCCGTCCAGAAGGCGCCGGCGGCCGACCTGCGGGGGGCCGTGGCGGCGTCGGATGCTTTCTTCCCCTTCCGGGACGGCGTCGACGAATTGGCCCGGGCGGGCGTCACGGCCGTCATCCAGCCCGGCGGCTCTATCCGGGACGACGAGGTCATCCAGGCGGCCGACGAACACGGGATGGCGATGGTTGTAACGGGCCGCCGCCACTTCCGCCATTAG
- the prkC_2 gene encoding Serine/threonine-protein kinase PrkC → MAWGLFGKSDPRSEARRALKAGDFRTAGDRFRMIGAYDEALQAYLQGSLFVEAAMLCEEIGQWERAGDFWVQARRYREAGEAYLKADLLNEARQAFEKAQDYGRAKELALRLNQWDRAGEYAEKIRQWGEAAQYYYRAEMFEKAALMAERALAVLEAERKEREYLPEWRREYQAICRLAAQAYARTQQLHRAAELYEAVGEFKKAREAYLACGDAVKALEMSVRLEDYVTGRSIIERYPEARVALRLCGDVYFHLGEFAEAAKYYMAAGQPLQAAQAFDQMGRYVDAGFLYEQAGEWEAAVELYVRAQAWDRAAAVYAKMGSPLQAAAYYEKAGRLEAAVDLYVQGQRYADAGRLLHQLGRTDEAIALLQKVDRQDPAYVQGVALLCRLWIEKGMASLALRRVEELIAAKDLDADMVELYYLQGRALEALGRFQEALAVYESVVAQDMHYADTQERIRRLTTAPTPAVPDAQTHALDPRWDVLGVLVSAPHMTLLKVVDKRRNSPALVQRIQAPGLVLSEAAARLQGLRNLRHRFLALPYDVAADGGALLVSVEYAEGVSLRDWLQTPRSVAEVQEVALQVAQALAFCHRSQVVFGALLPEHVLVAPDRSVKLVPWDVYLSALPAETPYASPEYRTRQALSPASDVYAFGVLLHELLLRRLPTWPLDLTDAGVPTPLARILTACLQADLARRVASMDGVVEALATIDIYEGAVIDDRYEILKELGRGGMARVYLAHDRVLGEKVALKVWHSDLMATAAMSHRLLREVKLARSILHPNVVRLFELGTYRGARYVTMEYVPGASLDAIVRRTGPIPPRLWWKLAVQIVEGLKAAHDVGVIHRDLKPQNVMVTQDGRVKILDFGIAGVLDSSDHTQTQSIVGSPKYMAPEQIQGQRLDVRTDLYALGAIFYFMLTGREAFSGETVQAILTKQLTEMPPPLRHWVPNVPEFLNDWVLKLLAKRMEDRPPNCAAVLEFLYRIKDRL, encoded by the coding sequence ATGGCGTGGGGACTCTTCGGAAAGTCGGACCCTCGGAGTGAAGCCCGGCGGGCTCTCAAGGCCGGGGACTTCCGTACGGCCGGCGACCGCTTCCGGATGATCGGTGCCTACGACGAGGCCCTCCAGGCCTATCTCCAGGGCAGTCTGTTCGTCGAAGCGGCCATGTTATGCGAGGAGATCGGCCAGTGGGAGCGGGCCGGCGACTTCTGGGTCCAGGCCCGGCGGTACCGGGAAGCCGGGGAAGCGTATCTAAAGGCGGACCTCCTGAACGAGGCCCGGCAGGCCTTCGAGAAGGCCCAGGACTACGGCCGGGCCAAAGAGCTGGCCCTGCGGCTGAACCAGTGGGACCGGGCCGGTGAGTACGCCGAGAAGATCCGCCAGTGGGGGGAAGCGGCCCAGTATTACTACCGGGCCGAGATGTTCGAGAAGGCGGCCCTCATGGCCGAACGGGCCCTGGCGGTCCTGGAGGCCGAGCGCAAGGAGCGGGAGTACCTGCCCGAATGGCGGCGGGAGTACCAGGCCATTTGTCGGCTCGCCGCCCAGGCCTATGCCCGGACCCAGCAACTCCATCGGGCGGCCGAGCTCTACGAGGCCGTCGGCGAATTCAAGAAGGCCCGGGAGGCGTACCTCGCCTGCGGGGATGCCGTCAAGGCCCTCGAGATGTCGGTCCGGCTGGAGGACTACGTGACCGGCCGGTCCATCATCGAGCGCTACCCCGAGGCCCGGGTCGCCCTCCGGCTGTGCGGGGACGTTTACTTCCACCTGGGCGAATTCGCCGAGGCGGCCAAGTACTACATGGCGGCCGGCCAACCCCTCCAGGCCGCTCAGGCCTTTGACCAGATGGGCCGGTACGTCGATGCGGGCTTTCTCTACGAGCAGGCCGGCGAGTGGGAGGCGGCCGTCGAGCTGTACGTCCGGGCCCAGGCCTGGGACCGGGCGGCGGCCGTGTATGCCAAGATGGGGAGTCCTCTTCAGGCGGCCGCCTACTACGAGAAGGCCGGCCGTCTGGAGGCGGCCGTCGACCTGTATGTCCAGGGCCAGCGGTACGCCGACGCCGGCCGGCTTCTTCATCAACTCGGTCGGACCGACGAGGCCATCGCCCTCCTTCAGAAGGTCGACCGTCAGGACCCCGCCTACGTCCAGGGCGTAGCCCTCTTGTGCCGCCTCTGGATCGAAAAGGGAATGGCCAGTCTCGCCCTTCGGCGGGTCGAGGAGCTGATCGCCGCCAAGGACCTCGACGCCGACATGGTCGAGCTGTACTACCTCCAGGGTCGGGCCCTGGAGGCCCTGGGCCGCTTCCAGGAGGCCCTGGCCGTCTACGAGTCGGTCGTCGCCCAGGACATGCATTACGCCGACACGCAGGAGCGGATCCGGCGGCTGACGACGGCGCCGACCCCGGCGGTGCCGGACGCCCAGACTCACGCCCTCGACCCCCGCTGGGACGTCTTGGGCGTCCTCGTTTCGGCGCCCCACATGACGCTCCTCAAGGTCGTCGACAAACGGCGCAACTCGCCGGCCCTGGTCCAGCGGATTCAGGCCCCGGGCCTGGTCCTTTCAGAGGCGGCGGCCCGGCTCCAGGGCCTCCGGAACCTGCGGCATCGCTTTCTGGCCCTCCCGTATGACGTGGCCGCGGACGGCGGCGCCCTGCTCGTCAGCGTCGAATACGCCGAAGGCGTCAGCCTGCGGGACTGGCTCCAGACGCCCCGGTCCGTCGCCGAGGTCCAGGAGGTCGCCCTGCAGGTCGCCCAGGCCCTGGCCTTCTGCCACCGCTCGCAGGTCGTCTTCGGGGCCCTTCTACCGGAGCACGTCCTGGTCGCCCCGGACCGGTCCGTCAAGCTGGTCCCCTGGGACGTCTATCTCTCGGCCTTGCCGGCCGAGACGCCTTACGCATCGCCGGAGTACCGCACCCGCCAGGCTCTGAGCCCGGCCAGCGACGTGTACGCCTTCGGGGTCCTCCTCCATGAGCTCCTCCTGCGCCGTCTCCCGACGTGGCCCCTCGACCTGACCGACGCCGGCGTCCCGACCCCCCTGGCCCGCATCCTGACGGCCTGCCTCCAGGCGGACCTCGCCCGCCGGGTCGCCTCGATGGACGGCGTCGTCGAGGCCCTGGCGACCATCGACATCTACGAGGGCGCCGTCATCGACGACCGTTATGAGATCTTGAAGGAACTCGGCCGGGGCGGGATGGCTCGCGTGTACCTCGCCCACGATCGCGTCCTGGGCGAGAAGGTCGCCCTGAAGGTCTGGCACTCGGACTTGATGGCGACGGCCGCCATGTCCCATCGGCTCCTTCGGGAGGTCAAGCTCGCCCGGTCGATCCTGCATCCGAACGTCGTGCGGCTGTTCGAGCTGGGGACTTACCGGGGAGCCCGATACGTCACGATGGAATACGTCCCCGGCGCCTCTCTGGACGCCATCGTCCGTCGGACGGGCCCCATCCCGCCGCGGCTGTGGTGGAAACTGGCCGTCCAGATCGTCGAGGGCCTGAAGGCCGCCCACGACGTCGGCGTCATCCATCGGGACCTGAAGCCCCAGAACGTCATGGTCACCCAGGACGGCCGGGTCAAGATCCTGGACTTCGGCATCGCCGGCGTCTTGGACAGTTCGGACCACACGCAGACCCAGAGCATCGTCGGGTCCCCCAAATATATGGCCCCCGAACAGATTCAGGGTCAGCGTCTGGACGTCCGGACGGACCTGTACGCCCTGGGGGCCATCTTCTACTTCATGCTGACCGGCCGGGAGGCTTTTTCGGGTGAGACCGTCCAGGCGATCCTGACCAAGCAGTTGACCGAGATGCCCCCGCCCCTCCGGCACTGGGTCCCGAACGTACCGGAGTTCCTGAACGACTGGGTCCTGAAGCTCTTGGCCAAGCGGATGGAGGACCGGCCCCCGAACTGTGCGGCCGTCCTCGAATTTCTGTACCGTATCAAGGACCGCCTCTGA
- the nqo3 gene encoding NADH-quinone oxidoreductase chain 3, whose amino-acid sequence MDAPKKVTITIDGRVIETTEGLTVIQVTDQVGIPIPRYCYHPGLSIVGNCRICLVKVEKIPKLVPACATPVQDGMVVYTNTDDVVEARRSVLEFLLLNHPVDCPVCDRSGECYLQDYYMQFGLYRKRRFAPRLHKEKAKPIGPYVILDQERCILCTRCIRVCEEVAKKPQLGLFQRGNRTVLDVFPGQQLDHDYSGCTVDVCPVGALLDRDFRFKARVWFLNRTRSICPGCSTGCNIYVDWNEDKPYLAQGQRVFRLKPRYNPDVNRYWMCDYGRYGYKYIDRDRIPRPYRQTDGRRQPIEWSEALELIRTHVETTLREVGPAGIAVLLSPHLSTEELYLGWKLFAEALGVRDIHYEMPTRNPKADDFLIRAEKFPNAAGARLLGIGTDGSARAILENAAQGRYRLLWLVGQNPVRCYGAELFQAVVRQTPLVVLQTVNWTESTSLAHLILPAAPFAEKEGTFVNAQYRIQRFWPAVRPYKQARPDWVIFQDVARALGLPGWNYIRAEDVFQEMARRFPVFQGLDYATIGDRGVALQVERAAAPVGAGA is encoded by the coding sequence ATGGACGCGCCCAAGAAGGTCACGATCACTATCGACGGCCGGGTCATCGAGACGACCGAGGGCCTGACGGTCATTCAGGTCACGGACCAGGTCGGCATCCCGATTCCCCGGTACTGCTATCATCCGGGCTTGAGCATCGTCGGCAACTGTCGGATTTGTCTCGTCAAGGTCGAGAAGATCCCTAAGCTCGTGCCGGCCTGTGCGACGCCCGTCCAGGACGGCATGGTCGTCTATACGAACACGGACGACGTCGTCGAGGCCCGCCGGTCGGTCCTGGAGTTCCTGCTTTTGAACCATCCCGTCGACTGTCCCGTGTGCGACCGCTCCGGCGAGTGCTATCTCCAGGACTACTACATGCAGTTTGGGCTTTACCGGAAGCGGCGCTTCGCCCCCCGACTTCATAAGGAAAAGGCCAAGCCCATCGGGCCTTACGTGATCCTGGACCAGGAGCGGTGCATCCTGTGCACCCGCTGTATCCGGGTCTGTGAGGAAGTCGCCAAGAAGCCCCAACTTGGCCTCTTCCAGCGGGGGAACCGGACGGTCCTGGACGTGTTCCCGGGCCAGCAACTCGACCACGATTATTCGGGATGCACCGTGGACGTCTGTCCCGTCGGGGCCCTCCTGGACCGGGACTTCCGGTTTAAGGCCCGCGTATGGTTCCTGAACCGGACTCGCTCGATCTGTCCCGGCTGTAGCACGGGTTGCAACATCTACGTCGACTGGAACGAGGACAAGCCGTACCTCGCCCAGGGCCAGCGGGTCTTCCGGCTGAAGCCCCGCTACAATCCCGACGTGAATCGCTACTGGATGTGCGACTACGGCCGATACGGTTACAAGTACATCGACCGGGACCGCATCCCCCGGCCCTACCGGCAGACGGACGGCCGGCGTCAGCCCATCGAGTGGTCGGAAGCCCTGGAGCTCATCCGGACTCATGTGGAGACGACGCTCCGGGAGGTCGGTCCCGCCGGGATCGCCGTCCTGCTGTCGCCCCACCTCTCGACGGAGGAGCTCTATCTCGGGTGGAAGCTCTTCGCCGAGGCCCTCGGCGTCCGGGACATCCATTACGAGATGCCGACCCGGAATCCGAAGGCCGACGACTTCCTGATCCGGGCCGAAAAATTCCCGAACGCCGCCGGAGCCCGGCTCCTGGGCATCGGGACCGACGGCTCGGCCCGGGCCATCCTGGAGAACGCCGCCCAGGGCCGGTACCGGCTTCTGTGGCTCGTCGGGCAAAATCCGGTCCGGTGCTACGGCGCCGAGCTGTTCCAGGCCGTCGTCCGGCAGACGCCCCTGGTCGTCCTGCAGACGGTCAACTGGACGGAGAGCACGTCGCTCGCCCATTTGATCCTGCCTGCCGCGCCGTTTGCCGAAAAGGAGGGGACCTTCGTGAACGCCCAGTATCGCATCCAGCGTTTCTGGCCGGCCGTCCGGCCTTACAAGCAGGCCCGACCCGACTGGGTCATCTTTCAGGACGTGGCCCGGGCGTTGGGTCTGCCGGGATGGAATTACATTCGGGCCGAGGACGTCTTTCAGGAGATGGCCCGCCGATTCCCGGTCTTTCAGGGTCTCGACTATGCGACCATCGGCGACCGGGGCGTCGCCCTGCAGGTCGAGCGGGCGGCGGCGCCGGTCGGCGCCGGGGCTTAG